The following are from one region of the Mesorhizobium sp. B2-8-5 genome:
- a CDS encoding NADH:ubiquinone oxidoreductase subunit NDUFA12 has product MKTFLLQFFTWWNSQTLGTRFHTWRFGKRVGEDEAGNVYYEGGIDSEGRTRRWVIYRDYSEASKIPPGWHGWIHHRVDTPPPSESYKARDWQKEHRPNLTGTPGAYRPQGSILTNQHRPQVTGDYDAWTPGS; this is encoded by the coding sequence ATGAAAACTTTCCTGCTGCAGTTTTTCACTTGGTGGAACAGCCAGACGCTCGGCACGCGCTTCCACACCTGGCGCTTCGGCAAGAGGGTCGGCGAGGACGAAGCCGGCAACGTCTACTATGAGGGCGGCATCGATTCGGAAGGTCGCACCCGCCGCTGGGTCATTTATCGCGATTATTCGGAAGCCTCGAAGATCCCGCCGGGCTGGCATGGCTGGATCCATCATCGCGTCGATACACCTCCACCGAGCGAGAGCTACAAGGCTCGCGACTGGCAGAAGGAGCATCGGCCGAACCTGACCGGAACGCCCGGCGCCTATCGTCCGCAGGGTTCCATCCTGACCAACCAGCATCGCCCGCAGGTGACTGGCGACTACGACGCCTGGACGCCGGGGTCGTAA
- a CDS encoding transglutaminase-like cysteine peptidase, which translates to MKMTRGKLLLLAMAMQLSAWGTASAGPAFMHTGGRTTQPVGHYDFCQRIPVECNQRTPKGPPVELTRKLWATIVNVNNSVNVRVKPRTDMEIYGVEEYWAYPDKGYGDCEDYALEKRRELMAVGVPAGNLLMTVVRQPNGDGHAVLTVRTSLGEFILDNLEPKVLAWNDTVYTYLKRQSTENSGAWVTINDGREDAVASVR; encoded by the coding sequence ATGAAAATGACGAGGGGCAAGCTGTTGCTCTTGGCAATGGCGATGCAGCTTTCCGCGTGGGGCACGGCAAGCGCAGGACCGGCTTTCATGCATACGGGTGGCCGCACCACCCAGCCGGTCGGCCACTACGATTTCTGCCAGCGCATTCCGGTCGAATGCAACCAACGGACGCCGAAGGGTCCGCCGGTCGAGCTGACGCGCAAGCTGTGGGCGACGATCGTCAACGTCAACAATTCGGTCAACGTCCGGGTCAAGCCTCGCACCGATATGGAGATCTACGGTGTCGAGGAATACTGGGCCTATCCCGACAAAGGCTATGGCGACTGCGAGGACTACGCGCTGGAGAAGCGCCGCGAGTTGATGGCCGTCGGCGTGCCGGCAGGCAATCTGCTGATGACGGTGGTGCGCCAGCCGAATGGCGACGGCCATGCGGTACTCACGGTGCGCACCAGCCTCGGCGAATTCATCCTCGACAATCTCGAGCCGAAAGTGCTCGCCTGGAACGACACGGTCTACACCTATCTCAAACGTCAATCGACGGAGAATTCGGGCGCTTGGGTAACGATCAACGACGGCCGCGAGGACGCGGTCGCCAGCGTCCGCTAG
- a CDS encoding rhomboid family intramembrane serine protease encodes MSEPVSPTETEPTPDEASEPRRREPVFNLPPVVLAVIGICVVVYLLQQYVLNEAQQMTLLYDGAFIPVLYTGQYGFDWFLFTRPFTYAFMHGGIAHIAINMIWLAAFGSPLANRLGALRFAIFYAVTGLASVVLFWALHPYGEAPLVGASGAISGMMGAAARYGFRVDRSSGSAAFAGEPLPISSVLRSRGVMTFLGVWMVINLATGLLGFAPGIDGQIAWEAHIGGFVAGFFGLRFFDRPMAAA; translated from the coding sequence ATGAGCGAGCCTGTAAGCCCCACCGAAACCGAACCGACGCCGGACGAGGCTTCCGAGCCGCGCCGCCGCGAACCCGTGTTCAACCTGCCGCCGGTGGTGCTCGCCGTGATCGGCATATGCGTGGTCGTCTATCTGCTGCAGCAATATGTGCTGAACGAAGCGCAGCAAATGACGCTGCTCTACGACGGTGCCTTCATTCCGGTGCTGTACACCGGCCAGTACGGCTTCGACTGGTTCCTGTTCACGCGTCCGTTCACCTATGCGTTCATGCATGGGGGCATTGCCCATATCGCCATCAACATGATCTGGCTTGCAGCCTTCGGTTCGCCGCTCGCCAATCGTCTCGGCGCGCTGCGTTTCGCGATATTCTACGCCGTGACAGGGCTGGCTTCGGTTGTTCTGTTCTGGGCGCTGCATCCCTATGGCGAGGCGCCGCTCGTCGGTGCCTCGGGTGCGATCTCCGGCATGATGGGCGCGGCTGCGCGCTATGGGTTCCGCGTCGACCGCTCTTCAGGCAGCGCGGCCTTCGCCGGCGAGCCGCTGCCGATCTCATCCGTGTTGCGCTCGCGCGGCGTCATGACCTTTCTTGGCGTTTGGATGGTGATCAATCTGGCCACGGGCCTGCTTGGCTTCGCGCCGGGCATCGACGGTCAGATCGCCTGGGAAGCCCATATCGGCGGCTTCGTCGCCGGCTTTTTCGGGCTGCGTTTTTTCGACCGTCCGATGGCTGCCGCCTAG
- a CDS encoding ankyrin repeat domain-containing protein yields MLEIPEDRCERAKLFRAIDDAFKAGDFETLGKALGEAPRWFDERMPFELGLGHPLEYAIYWSPAAFITALLDTGSNANYEDPAGFPSIIAALSTERPDRLDVVQVLLGHGADPDMRGVNDWTPLHYAVSRRDADAIRLLLLSGADPSLRTRIDDYETALEGAEQAGFEAGAFLLREAMTNRHG; encoded by the coding sequence ATGTTAGAGATCCCTGAAGACCGATGCGAGCGCGCCAAGCTGTTCCGGGCGATCGACGACGCCTTTAAAGCAGGTGATTTCGAGACCCTTGGCAAAGCGCTTGGTGAAGCGCCGCGCTGGTTCGACGAGAGGATGCCGTTCGAGCTCGGCCTTGGTCATCCGCTGGAATATGCGATCTACTGGAGCCCGGCGGCGTTCATCACCGCGCTGCTCGATACCGGCTCGAACGCGAACTATGAAGATCCTGCCGGCTTTCCCTCGATCATTGCCGCGTTGTCGACGGAACGGCCGGACAGGCTGGATGTCGTCCAAGTCCTGCTTGGACACGGCGCCGACCCGGATATGCGCGGCGTGAACGACTGGACGCCACTGCACTATGCGGTGTCCCGGCGTGACGCCGACGCGATCCGTCTGTTGCTCCTTTCAGGCGCGGACCCGTCGCTGCGGACTCGCATCGACGACTATGAGACGGCACTGGAAGGCGCCGAGCAGGCCGGCTTCGAGGCCGGCGCCTTTCTGTTGCGTGAAGCGATGACCAATCGCCACGGATGA
- a CDS encoding AIM24 family protein: MPSLPELMPTEVSDETFGGVTYHVAGELVPVLSVDVTNMPVYFEHHILLWKNTTITIGLKSLKGALKRMIAGMQIFVTEASGPGVIAFSRDGPGHIVPIHLRRGEEIQVREHQFLAATASVDYTFERVRGLGTMLFGQSGFFIDRFRGETGDGIVWLHGYGNVFEKVLAPGETIDIEPGGWLFKDASVKMDTRIDRLSSGFFGAAMNFVVNRFTGPGRVGIQSMYLHMPSEE, from the coding sequence ATGCCGAGCTTGCCGGAACTGATGCCGACCGAGGTGTCGGACGAGACGTTTGGCGGCGTGACCTATCACGTCGCCGGCGAACTGGTGCCCGTGCTGTCGGTCGATGTGACCAACATGCCGGTCTATTTCGAACACCACATCCTTTTGTGGAAGAACACCACGATCACCATCGGCCTGAAATCGTTGAAGGGCGCGCTGAAGCGCATGATCGCGGGCATGCAGATCTTCGTCACCGAGGCGTCCGGGCCGGGCGTCATCGCCTTCAGCCGCGACGGGCCGGGCCATATCGTGCCGATCCATCTTCGGCGCGGCGAGGAGATACAGGTGCGCGAGCATCAGTTCCTGGCCGCGACCGCCAGCGTCGACTACACGTTCGAGCGCGTCCGCGGCCTTGGAACGATGCTGTTCGGCCAGAGCGGCTTCTTCATCGACCGTTTCCGCGGCGAGACGGGCGACGGCATCGTCTGGCTGCACGGCTACGGTAATGTCTTCGAGAAGGTGCTGGCGCCCGGCGAGACCATCGACATCGAGCCAGGCGGCTGGCTGTTCAAGGACGCATCGGTGAAGATGGATACAAGGATCGACCGCCTTTCCAGCGGCTTCTTCGGCGCCGCCATGAATTTTGTCGTCAACCGCTTCACCGGACCGGGCCGCGTCGGCATCCAGTCGATGTATCTGCACATGCCGTCGGAAGAGTGA
- the gatB gene encoding Asp-tRNA(Asn)/Glu-tRNA(Gln) amidotransferase subunit GatB: MSIIDTRTPDAKRLIPGATGDWEIIIGLEVHAQVISEAKLFSGASTSFGAAPNANVSLVDAAMPGMLPVINEECVKQAIRTGLGLKAAINHKSVFDRKNYFYPDLPQGYQISQFKQPIVGEGKVIVSVGPDRQGEFEDIEVGIERLHLEQDAGKSMHDQHATMSYVDLNRSGVALMEIVSKPDIRSADEAKAYVTKLRSIMRYLGTCDGNMDEGSLRADVNVSVRRPGGAFGTRCEIKNMNSIRFIGQAIEYEARRQIAILEDGGKIDQETRLFDPVKGETRSMRSKEEAHDYRYFPDPDLLPLEFDQAYVDALARNLPELPDDKKARLVDALGLSAYDASVLVSEKPIADYFEKVAAGRDGKLAANWVINDLLGQLNKAGKGIENAPVSPEQLGAVLDLIKEGTISGKIAKDLFEIVWNEGGDPRQHVESRGMKQVTDTGAIEKAVDEVIAANPEKAEQARAKPTMAGWFVGQVMKATGGKANPQAVNDLVKAKLGIE; this comes from the coding sequence ATGAGCATCATCGACACCCGCACCCCCGACGCAAAACGTCTGATCCCCGGCGCCACCGGCGACTGGGAGATCATCATCGGGCTCGAAGTGCATGCGCAAGTGATCTCGGAGGCAAAACTCTTTTCCGGCGCCTCGACGTCGTTCGGCGCAGCGCCCAACGCCAATGTCAGCCTTGTCGACGCGGCGATGCCCGGCATGCTGCCGGTCATCAACGAGGAATGCGTCAAGCAGGCGATCCGCACGGGGCTCGGCCTGAAGGCCGCGATCAATCACAAGTCGGTCTTCGATCGGAAGAACTATTTCTATCCGGACCTGCCGCAGGGCTACCAGATCTCGCAGTTCAAGCAGCCGATCGTCGGCGAGGGCAAGGTGATCGTCTCCGTCGGGCCCGACCGCCAGGGCGAGTTCGAGGACATCGAGGTCGGCATCGAGCGCCTGCATCTGGAACAGGATGCCGGCAAGTCGATGCATGACCAGCATGCGACCATGTCCTATGTCGACCTCAACCGCTCCGGCGTGGCGCTGATGGAGATCGTCTCCAAGCCCGACATCCGCTCGGCCGACGAGGCCAAGGCCTATGTGACGAAGCTGCGCTCGATCATGCGCTATCTCGGCACCTGCGACGGCAACATGGACGAAGGCTCGCTGCGTGCCGACGTCAACGTCTCGGTGCGCCGTCCGGGCGGCGCCTTCGGCACGCGTTGCGAGATCAAGAACATGAACTCGATCCGCTTCATCGGCCAGGCCATCGAATATGAGGCGCGTCGCCAGATCGCCATTCTGGAGGACGGCGGCAAGATCGACCAGGAGACACGCCTGTTCGATCCGGTCAAGGGCGAGACGCGTTCGATGCGCTCCAAGGAAGAAGCGCATGACTACCGCTATTTCCCGGATCCCGACCTTTTGCCGCTGGAATTCGACCAGGCCTATGTCGATGCGCTCGCCAGGAACCTGCCGGAGCTGCCCGACGACAAGAAGGCGCGGTTGGTCGATGCGCTCGGCCTCTCGGCCTATGACGCCTCGGTCCTGGTATCGGAAAAGCCGATCGCCGATTATTTCGAGAAGGTGGCGGCAGGGCGCGACGGCAAGCTCGCCGCCAACTGGGTCATCAACGATCTCCTTGGCCAGCTGAACAAAGCTGGCAAGGGCATTGAAAATGCTCCGGTTTCGCCCGAGCAGCTCGGCGCTGTTCTCGACCTGATCAAGGAAGGCACGATCTCCGGCAAGATCGCCAAGGACCTATTCGAGATCGTCTGGAACGAGGGCGGCGATCCGCGCCAGCATGTCGAGAGCCGCGGCATGAAGCAGGTCACCGACACCGGCGCCATCGAGAAGGCGGTCGATGAGGTCATCGCCGCCAATCCGGAAAAGGCCGAGCAGGCGCGCGCCAAGCCCACCATGGCCGGCTGGTTCGTCGGCCAGGTCATGAAGGCGACCGGCGGCAAGGCCAACCCGCAGGCGGTCAACGATCTCGTCAAGGCCAAGCTCGGCATCGAATAA
- the aat gene encoding leucyl/phenylalanyl-tRNA--protein transferase, producing MTRPYAPGYRIPTDLLLRAYASGVFPMAESANDPEVFWVRPETRGIIPLDGFHTPRSLKKTIRKHPFEIRYDFDFEATIDGCAEKREERRSTWINAPIREAYVDLYRLGHCHSVEAWRGERLVGGLYGVSLGRVFFGESMFARETDASKTCLYHLVERLKARGFALLDTQFTTEHLKRFGAVDVPRGQYEKLLAEALKGEAVFYP from the coding sequence ATGACCCGCCCCTACGCGCCAGGCTATCGTATTCCGACCGACCTGCTGCTCAGGGCCTATGCCTCTGGTGTCTTCCCGATGGCCGAGAGTGCCAACGACCCCGAAGTGTTCTGGGTGCGGCCGGAAACGCGCGGCATCATTCCGCTGGACGGGTTCCACACGCCACGCAGCCTGAAGAAGACGATCCGCAAGCATCCGTTCGAGATCCGCTACGACTTCGATTTCGAGGCGACGATCGACGGCTGCGCCGAAAAGCGCGAGGAGCGCCGCTCGACCTGGATCAATGCGCCGATCCGCGAAGCCTATGTCGATCTCTATCGCCTGGGCCACTGCCATTCGGTCGAGGCGTGGCGCGGGGAACGCCTGGTCGGCGGCCTCTACGGTGTCTCGCTCGGGCGCGTGTTTTTCGGCGAAAGCATGTTCGCCAGGGAGACCGACGCTTCAAAGACCTGCCTCTACCATCTCGTCGAGCGGCTGAAGGCGCGCGGCTTCGCGCTGCTCGACACGCAGTTCACCACCGAGCATCTGAAGCGCTTCGGCGCCGTCGACGTGCCGCGCGGCCAGTATGAGAAGCTGCTCGCCGAAGCGCTGAAGGGCGAGGCCGTCTTTTATCCTTGA
- a CDS encoding NYN domain-containing protein, with translation MPNEPRSPRLAVLIDADNASAKIADGLFEEIAKIGEASVRRIYGDFSNARSKRWAEVLSKHAIIPQQQFAYITGKNASDITLVIDAMDLLHSGRFDGFCLVSSDSDFTRLASRIREQGVDVFGFGEQKTPESFRQACRRFVYTENLLHGAENAQDTAPATKPLQAPTAATPILKKVIGQMESEDGWVLLGTFGKQLSNLFSDFDPRTYGFSKLSDLVRKTAAFDIENPKGGSMRIRIKPAEKKGKGKSG, from the coding sequence ATGCCGAACGAACCCCGATCACCTCGCCTTGCGGTTCTTATCGACGCCGACAACGCCTCCGCGAAGATTGCCGACGGACTGTTCGAGGAAATCGCGAAGATCGGCGAGGCAAGCGTTCGCCGCATCTATGGTGATTTCTCGAACGCCCGGTCGAAGAGGTGGGCAGAGGTTCTGTCGAAGCACGCAATCATTCCGCAGCAACAATTCGCTTACATCACGGGCAAGAACGCTTCGGATATCACGCTGGTGATCGACGCGATGGATTTGCTGCACAGCGGCCGGTTCGACGGTTTCTGTCTGGTTTCTTCCGACAGCGACTTCACTCGCCTTGCCTCGCGGATACGCGAGCAAGGCGTCGACGTGTTCGGATTTGGGGAGCAAAAAACCCCAGAGAGCTTCCGGCAGGCATGTCGCCGTTTCGTCTATACCGAAAACCTTCTCCATGGCGCGGAGAACGCTCAAGATACTGCTCCTGCGACGAAGCCGCTTCAGGCGCCGACGGCAGCTACGCCCATTCTGAAGAAGGTCATCGGCCAGATGGAGAGTGAGGATGGTTGGGTGCTCCTGGGCACCTTTGGCAAGCAGCTCTCAAATCTCTTTTCCGATTTCGACCCGCGTACCTACGGCTTCAGCAAACTGAGCGACCTGGTAAGGAAAACGGCCGCCTTCGACATCGAAAATCCCAAAGGCGGGTCCATGCGGATACGGATCAAACCTGCCGAGAAGAAAGGAAAAGGCAAATCCGGGTAA
- a CDS encoding CBS domain-containing protein: protein MTVKAILESKGHDVFTLGPNEKLSEAIRMLAEHRIGALVITNGDRKIVGILSERDIVRVVAKEGAAALDIAVRSAMTPKVKICNENHTVNEVMEIMTRGRFRHLPVEKGGQLDGIVSIGDVVKRRIEDVEREAEEMKAYIATA, encoded by the coding sequence ATGACGGTTAAGGCAATTCTTGAAAGCAAGGGCCATGACGTGTTCACGCTCGGGCCCAATGAAAAACTCAGCGAGGCCATTCGCATGCTGGCCGAGCACAGGATCGGCGCGCTCGTCATCACCAATGGCGATCGCAAGATCGTTGGCATTCTCTCGGAACGCGATATCGTCAGGGTGGTGGCCAAGGAGGGCGCCGCCGCGCTCGACATCGCCGTGCGCTCGGCGATGACGCCGAAGGTCAAGATCTGCAACGAAAACCACACGGTCAACGAGGTCATGGAGATCATGACGCGTGGGCGCTTCCGTCATCTGCCGGTGGAAAAGGGCGGCCAGCTTGATGGCATCGTCTCCATCGGCGACGTGGTCAAGCGCCGCATCGAGGATGTCGAGCGCGAAGCCGAAGAGATGAAAGCCTACATCGCCACGGCCTGA
- a CDS encoding PilZ domain-containing protein — translation MRSAAVEYAPSRAERRNFQRVRVKIYGRFMLEDRTEHPCQVIDMSPGNVALRTDRIGMPGEKVIAYIDHIGRVEGIVTRTSQDGFAMTVIASDRKKDKLAAQLTWLANKHELDLPEDRRHERVAPRNPMSVLQLTDGRQYQCRIIDLSLSGAAVEIDVKPAIGVQVTLGTMRGQVVRHFEDGVAIEFAVIQRPETLDQEFNAPRS, via the coding sequence ATGAGGTCAGCGGCGGTAGAATATGCGCCGTCACGAGCTGAGAGGCGCAACTTTCAGCGTGTCCGCGTCAAGATTTACGGGCGCTTCATGCTGGAAGACCGCACCGAGCATCCTTGCCAGGTGATCGATATGTCGCCCGGCAATGTTGCGTTGCGTACGGACCGGATCGGCATGCCGGGCGAGAAGGTCATCGCCTATATCGACCATATCGGCCGTGTCGAAGGCATCGTGACGCGCACGTCGCAGGACGGTTTCGCCATGACCGTCATCGCCTCGGACCGCAAGAAGGACAAGCTTGCCGCGCAGCTCACCTGGCTTGCCAACAAGCATGAGCTCGACCTGCCCGAGGACCGCCGCCACGAGCGCGTGGCGCCGCGCAATCCGATGAGCGTCCTGCAGCTCACCGACGGGCGCCAGTATCAGTGCCGCATCATCGACCTGTCGCTCTCGGGTGCTGCCGTCGAAATCGACGTCAAGCCGGCGATCGGCGTCCAGGTCACGTTAGGCACGATGCGCGGCCAGGTGGTGCGCCATTTCGAGGACGGCGTCGCCATCGAGTTCGCGGTTATCCAGCGGCCGGAAACGCTCGATCAGGAATTCAACGCGCCGCGCTCCTGA
- a CDS encoding PAS domain-containing protein, translated as MNEKGSIALFQYWNQLRDGRLAPKRSEVEPADIKSLLADTFILERDTRGEAVFRLAGTRLCAYYGRELKGFSFPSLWREKDQRLVSRLMQGVFDQKSVLLMTYEGFSRNGRSNKFELMALPLDGGAQNPRCLGIVSAADKPFWLGADPLADALIDTIRVIDPDKEPMFLKNRPAIDVPSLVPAEFDPPETISALGRVRRIRHLVVLDGGRHE; from the coding sequence ATGAATGAAAAAGGATCAATCGCGCTGTTCCAATATTGGAACCAGCTGCGTGATGGTCGCCTCGCCCCGAAACGATCGGAGGTGGAGCCGGCCGACATCAAGTCGCTTCTGGCCGACACCTTCATCCTGGAGCGCGACACGCGCGGCGAGGCGGTGTTCCGGCTCGCCGGCACGCGGCTCTGCGCCTATTATGGCCGGGAGCTCAAGGGATTCTCCTTCCCTTCGCTCTGGCGCGAGAAGGATCAGCGGCTTGTGTCGCGGCTCATGCAGGGCGTTTTCGACCAGAAATCGGTTCTGCTCATGACCTATGAGGGGTTCAGCCGCAACGGCCGTTCCAACAAATTCGAGCTCATGGCGCTGCCGCTGGACGGGGGCGCCCAGAACCCGCGCTGCCTCGGCATCGTCAGCGCCGCCGACAAGCCGTTCTGGCTTGGCGCCGATCCGCTCGCCGACGCGCTCATCGATACGATCCGGGTGATAGATCCCGACAAGGAGCCGATGTTCCTGAAGAACCGTCCGGCGATCGACGTCCCCTCGCTCGTTCCGGCCGAATTCGATCCTCCGGAGACCATTTCGGCGCTCGGCCGCGTGCGCCGCATCCGCCATCTCGTCGTCCTCGACGGCGGGCGTCACGAGTGA
- a CDS encoding DUF2155 domain-containing protein has protein sequence MSSFGHTSKALIAAASILVASTAAFAAAQAPAAAPAASDRVTNAVAEFAGIDKITGRIITFDVYIDETVQFGALQVTPRVCYSRPDTEQPKTDSFVEVDEITLDRKIRRIFTGWMFAESPGLNAVEHAVYDVWLKGCKQKSDVPPPTAAKADTAKPKTEAAKPKAPAQPADAASEPADAAPAPDDTTDTN, from the coding sequence ATGAGCTCTTTCGGCCATACCTCAAAGGCGCTGATCGCGGCGGCGTCCATTCTGGTTGCCTCGACGGCGGCCTTCGCCGCCGCGCAGGCGCCGGCCGCGGCACCCGCGGCCTCCGACCGCGTCACCAATGCGGTGGCCGAGTTCGCCGGCATCGACAAGATCACCGGCCGCATCATCACCTTCGACGTCTATATCGACGAAACCGTGCAGTTCGGCGCTTTGCAGGTGACGCCGCGCGTCTGCTATTCGCGGCCGGATACGGAGCAGCCGAAGACCGATTCCTTCGTCGAGGTCGACGAGATCACGCTCGACCGCAAGATCCGCCGCATCTTCACCGGCTGGATGTTTGCCGAAAGCCCGGGCCTCAACGCCGTCGAGCACGCCGTCTATGACGTCTGGCTCAAGGGTTGCAAGCAGAAGTCGGACGTGCCGCCGCCGACCGCGGCCAAGGCCGACACGGCCAAGCCGAAGACCGAAGCCGCCAAGCCCAAGGCTCCGGCGCAACCGGCCGACGCCGCATCCGAGCCGGCTGACGCGGCGCCGGCCCCGGACGATACCACCGACACGAACTGA
- the panB gene encoding 3-methyl-2-oxobutanoate hydroxymethyltransferase: protein MTRDPSADSRISAEDIRRRKGGVPIVCLTAYTYPVARLLDPHVDLLLVGDSVAMVLHGHTTTLGATLEMMIAHGQAVMRGSARACVVVDMPAGSYEASPAQAAASARRIVGETDCQAVKLEGGVDMASRIAAIAAEGIPVMGHIGLQPQSVEKDGGYKIKGRTEDNIAALLSDAEAVEQAGAFSAVIEGTMEAVAAKLTRHISIPTIGIGASADCDGQILVIDDMVGLTVDRVPKFVKEYADLRSAIADAAARYAAEVRSRAFPGPDHVFTTASGKDKT, encoded by the coding sequence TTGACCCGGGATCCGTCCGCCGACAGCCGGATCAGCGCCGAAGACATTCGCCGCCGCAAGGGCGGCGTGCCGATCGTCTGCCTTACCGCCTACACCTATCCCGTCGCCCGCCTGCTCGATCCCCATGTCGATCTGCTGCTGGTCGGCGACAGCGTCGCCATGGTCCTGCATGGCCACACCACAACGCTCGGCGCCACGCTGGAGATGATGATCGCGCACGGTCAGGCCGTGATGCGCGGCTCGGCCAGGGCCTGCGTCGTGGTCGACATGCCGGCGGGCAGCTATGAGGCCTCGCCGGCGCAGGCCGCGGCGTCGGCAAGGCGGATCGTCGGGGAAACAGACTGCCAGGCCGTGAAGCTCGAAGGCGGCGTCGACATGGCCTCCCGGATCGCCGCGATCGCCGCCGAGGGAATACCGGTCATGGGCCACATCGGCCTGCAACCGCAATCGGTGGAGAAGGACGGCGGCTACAAGATCAAGGGCCGGACGGAGGACAATATCGCCGCGCTGCTCAGCGATGCCGAGGCGGTGGAACAAGCCGGCGCCTTCTCGGCCGTCATCGAAGGCACGATGGAAGCCGTGGCCGCGAAGCTTACCCGTCATATTTCCATACCGACCATCGGCATCGGCGCCAGCGCCGACTGCGACGGCCAGATCCTGGTGATCGACGACATGGTCGGCCTGACCGTCGACCGCGTGCCGAAATTCGTCAAGGAATACGCCGACTTGCGCAGCGCGATAGCGGATGCGGCGGCGCGCTACGCAGCCGAGGTGCGGAGCCGCGCCTTCCCCGGCCCCGACCACGTCTTCACGACGGCATCCGGCAAGGACAAGACATGA
- a CDS encoding GNAT family N-acetyltransferase — MFVRTASDRDIAAIRALLAETWHAACDAIYGAERIDRTIALWCSPEKLKARIERPHAEFLVADDGKRIGGVAYAESADQGASIDLEQLHVAPDLQGRGLAACCWTK, encoded by the coding sequence GTGTTTGTCCGCACCGCCAGCGACCGCGACATTGCGGCTATCCGGGCACTGCTGGCCGAGACCTGGCACGCGGCCTGCGACGCCATCTATGGCGCCGAGCGGATCGATCGAACCATCGCGCTTTGGTGTTCGCCGGAAAAGTTGAAAGCGCGCATCGAGCGGCCGCATGCGGAGTTCCTGGTCGCCGACGATGGCAAGCGCATCGGCGGCGTCGCCTATGCCGAGAGCGCCGACCAGGGCGCTTCGATCGATCTGGAGCAGCTTCATGTTGCACCGGACCTGCAGGGCCGGGGATTGGCGGCATGCTGCTGGACGAAGTGA
- the panC gene encoding pantoate--beta-alanine ligase, with amino-acid sequence MNAPIVVDSVTALRAQVRDWRQAGLKVAMVPTMGALHDGHISLVRIALERAERCVVSIFVNPTQFAPTEDLDKYPRQLARDLDRLRDAGAHLAFTPNVSEMYPFGFATKISVGGPSRGLETDFRPSFFDGVATVVAKLFLQAAPDCAVFGEKDYQQLCVVRQLCRDLDLPVEIVGAPTVRDAHGLAMSSRNAYLGAAELDIARKLNVILRRTAAALSTGADEAGVTDAAAKALVSAGFQKVEYVAARASVTLEPWQRDRDGRLLAATWLGTTRLIDNVEIPSA; translated from the coding sequence ATGAACGCGCCAATCGTCGTCGACAGCGTCACCGCCCTTCGCGCGCAGGTCCGGGACTGGCGGCAGGCCGGCCTCAAGGTGGCCATGGTGCCAACCATGGGAGCGCTGCATGACGGTCATATCTCGCTGGTCAGGATCGCGCTCGAACGGGCCGAGCGCTGCGTGGTCTCGATCTTCGTCAACCCGACGCAGTTCGCGCCGACGGAAGATCTCGACAAATACCCGCGCCAGCTGGCGCGCGATCTCGACCGGTTACGGGATGCGGGCGCGCATCTCGCCTTCACGCCAAACGTGAGCGAGATGTATCCCTTCGGCTTCGCCACGAAAATCTCGGTCGGAGGCCCCTCCCGCGGCCTGGAGACCGATTTCAGGCCGAGTTTCTTCGACGGCGTCGCGACCGTGGTGGCCAAGCTCTTTCTGCAGGCGGCGCCCGATTGCGCCGTGTTCGGCGAGAAGGACTACCAGCAGCTCTGCGTCGTCAGGCAGCTCTGCCGCGATCTCGACCTGCCCGTCGAGATCGTCGGCGCACCGACCGTGCGCGATGCTCATGGCCTCGCCATGTCGTCGCGCAACGCCTATCTGGGCGCAGCCGAGCTCGACATCGCGCGCAAGCTCAACGTGATCCTGCGCCGCACGGCGGCGGCGCTTTCAACCGGCGCGGATGAAGCCGGCGTCACCGACGCCGCCGCGAAGGCCCTGGTCTCCGCGGGTTTCCAAAAGGTCGAGTACGTCGCCGCCCGCGCGAGTGTCACGCTCGAGCCCTGGCAGCGGGATCGTGACGGCCGCCTGCTGGCGGCGACCTGGCTCGGCACGACGCGGCTGATCGACAATGTGGAAATTCCCTCCGCCTGA